A genome region from Candidatus Atribacteria bacterium includes the following:
- a CDS encoding ABC transporter ATP-binding protein, with protein MLKIHNLDVSYGPIRALKGISFEVKEGEIVTLIGANGAGKSTTLRTISNLLKPQGGSITFLNKDLLSVPAYDLVKLGIAHVPEGRIIFGPLTVQENLELASWGRRDKIAIQEDLNKVYDLFPLLKERKFQFGETLSGGEQQMLALGRGLMARAKLMLLDEPSMGLAPLLVQDIFRVIRQANAEGTTILLVEQNAHMALEVAHRAYVLETGNIILEGPAHEVAKNPKVIKAYLG; from the coding sequence ATGTTAAAAATTCATAATTTAGATGTATCTTATGGCCCAATTCGCGCCCTCAAGGGCATCTCTTTCGAAGTCAAAGAAGGTGAAATTGTAACTCTAATTGGGGCAAATGGAGCCGGTAAATCAACTACTTTACGCACCATTTCCAATCTTCTTAAGCCCCAAGGTGGAAGCATTACTTTTTTAAATAAGGATTTATTATCTGTACCGGCCTACGATTTAGTAAAATTAGGCATAGCTCATGTCCCGGAAGGAAGAATAATATTTGGGCCTCTAACAGTTCAAGAAAATTTAGAACTTGCTTCCTGGGGGAGAAGAGATAAAATAGCTATTCAGGAAGATTTAAATAAAGTTTATGATTTATTTCCCTTACTGAAAGAACGAAAATTTCAATTTGGAGAAACCTTATCGGGAGGAGAGCAACAGATGTTAGCCTTAGGTCGTGGCCTAATGGCTCGAGCTAAACTTATGCTATTAGATGAGCCATCTATGGGCTTAGCTCCCCTCTTAGTTCAGGATATATTCCGAGTTATACGGCAGGCAAATGCAGAAGGCACTACTATTTTATTAGTAGAGCAAAACGCCCATATGGCTTTAGAAGTAGCTCATCGGGCTTATGTATTGGAAACGGGGAATATTATCTTAGAAGGTCCTGCGCATGAAGTCGCCAAAAATCCCAAAGTCATTAAA
- a CDS encoding ABC transporter ATP-binding protein, producing MTILELKDMCCYFGGLKAVEKFNTKIKKGELVGLIGPNGAGKTTVFNVITGIYPPTSGEIFFQGEYIGGLPSHKITQKGIVRTFQNIRIFPNLTVLENIIIAYHFRTHYSILSGILRDENYHREEEEMNKQALELLRLFDLHTYYNNPAGSLPYGEQRKLEIARALATKPSILLLDEPAAGMNPYETIKLMELVKKIKEDFQLTIFLIEHHMQFVMGICERIMVMDFGVQIAEGTPQEIQKNPTVIGAYLGEEKKDVKNS from the coding sequence ATGACGATTTTGGAATTAAAAGATATGTGCTGCTATTTTGGTGGATTAAAAGCCGTTGAAAAATTTAATACTAAAATCAAAAAAGGGGAATTAGTTGGTCTTATTGGACCTAACGGTGCAGGTAAAACTACCGTATTTAATGTTATTACCGGTATCTATCCTCCTACCTCCGGAGAGATTTTTTTCCAAGGAGAATATATTGGAGGACTGCCTTCCCATAAAATTACTCAAAAAGGGATTGTTCGCACCTTTCAAAATATTCGTATTTTTCCAAACTTAACTGTTTTAGAAAACATTATAATTGCCTATCACTTCCGCACTCATTACAGTATTCTTTCAGGCATACTAAGAGATGAAAATTATCATCGTGAAGAAGAAGAAATGAATAAACAGGCGTTGGAATTGCTGCGTCTTTTTGATCTACATACTTATTACAATAATCCCGCTGGAAGTCTCCCCTATGGAGAACAGAGAAAATTAGAAATAGCCCGAGCTTTAGCGACTAAACCAAGTATACTTCTACTTGACGAACCGGCAGCCGGAATGAATCCTTATGAAACTATCAAATTAATGGAATTAGTAAAGAAGATAAAAGAAGATTTTCAATTAACTATTTTTTTAATAGAGCATCATATGCAATTTGTAATGGGAATTTGTGAAAGAATTATGGTAATGGATTTCGGAGTACAGATCGCAGAAGGAACTCCCCAGGAAATACAAAAAAATCCAACGGTAATCGGAGCTTATTTGGGAGAAGAAAAAAAAGATGTTAAAAATTCATAA
- a CDS encoding branched-chain amino acid ABC transporter permease gives MQIIMFALINIMMTVSLNLINGFTGQFSIGHAGFMCIGAYTSAYFTTILFKAANMAYFPQLALFIFSLIMGGLVAAFAGYLIGLPTLKLRGDYLAIVTLAFGEVIRSVIRSSDEIAAFLNQIGLVSFSDTIAKISGPRGLSSIPNLSKFWIVYTVSILSIIIMRNFIYSTHGRACLSIRENDVAAETMGIDTTRYKIIAFSISAFFAGVGGGLFAHVLRFIHPDNFSFIKSIDYLIYLYAGGMGSITGSIIAATGLTILPEFLRVINFQQWRMVIYPLFLIILMLRKPDGIFGNREFSFLIPKKKEVN, from the coding sequence ATGCAGATTATAATGTTTGCCTTGATTAATATTATGATGACTGTCAGCTTGAATTTGATTAATGGATTTACCGGCCAATTCTCTATCGGTCATGCAGGTTTTATGTGTATCGGGGCTTATACTTCGGCTTATTTCACTACTATTTTATTTAAGGCAGCAAACATGGCTTATTTCCCTCAATTAGCACTTTTTATTTTTTCTTTAATTATGGGAGGATTGGTAGCCGCCTTTGCCGGATATCTCATCGGACTTCCCACCTTAAAATTAAGAGGAGATTATTTAGCGATAGTAACTTTAGCTTTTGGCGAAGTAATCCGTTCAGTTATTCGCAGCTCTGATGAAATTGCTGCCTTTTTAAACCAAATAGGTTTAGTAAGCTTTTCGGACACTATCGCTAAAATAAGTGGACCTCGGGGACTATCTTCTATTCCAAATCTTTCCAAATTTTGGATAGTGTATACAGTCTCAATATTATCCATAATAATTATGCGTAATTTCATTTACTCTACCCATGGGAGAGCTTGTCTTTCTATAAGAGAAAATGACGTTGCAGCAGAGACAATGGGTATCGATACCACCCGTTACAAAATCATTGCTTTTAGCATAAGTGCTTTTTTCGCTGGAGTAGGAGGTGGACTTTTCGCTCATGTCTTAAGATTTATCCATCCAGATAATTTTAGTTTTATAAAATCAATTGATTACCTCATCTATCTTTATGCTGGAGGAATGGGAAGTATCACTGGTTCTATTATTGCTGCCACCGGTCTTACTATTCTTCCGGAATTCTTGAGAGTTATTAATTTTCAGCAATGGAGAATGGTGATTTACCCCTTATTTTTAATTATATTAATGCTAAGAAAACCTGATGGCATCTTTGGTAATCGTGAATTTTCATTTTTAATTCCTAAAAAGAAAGAGGTAAATTAA
- a CDS encoding branched-chain amino acid ABC transporter permease, whose protein sequence is MTKKQISSSLNKKILTYEKLPNWAKYTFISVIILIFLLLYILSFGFQSFFQQLVNGIQLGSIYALIALGYTMIYGIIKLINFAHGDLFMFGAYISCFLGNYLIAHNVGFPFIIVLIFSMTVTALLGMIIEKIAYKPLRFKPRLAALITALGVSLFLENFFALSPQNVPFPLNKIVFGPKFIPFPALIVEKTFNISGITINNIKILDVAVTIILMMALQYVVKKTMIGKAMRAVAFNKDACLMMGININNIISITFGIGISLAAASGTLYALTYGQLQSPYLGIWPGLKAFIAAVLGGIGSIPGAMLGSYVMGISETFATSINSNFGYGIAFIILIVVLVFRPAGLLGKFTKEKV, encoded by the coding sequence ATGACCAAAAAACAAATTTCTTCCTCTTTAAACAAAAAAATATTAACCTATGAAAAACTACCTAATTGGGCAAAATATACTTTTATTTCCGTTATTATCCTGATCTTTTTGCTTTTATATATATTATCTTTTGGATTTCAGTCCTTTTTTCAACAGTTGGTAAATGGAATCCAGTTGGGAAGCATTTATGCTCTGATAGCTTTAGGCTATACTATGATCTATGGCATTATCAAGTTGATTAATTTTGCCCATGGCGACCTTTTTATGTTTGGCGCCTATATCTCTTGTTTCTTGGGTAATTATCTAATTGCCCACAACGTTGGTTTTCCTTTTATAATCGTATTGATTTTTTCTATGACCGTAACCGCTCTGTTGGGAATGATTATTGAAAAAATTGCTTACAAACCTTTAAGGTTTAAACCTAGATTAGCGGCCTTGATCACTGCTTTGGGTGTTTCTCTTTTTTTGGAGAATTTTTTTGCTCTATCACCGCAAAATGTTCCCTTTCCTCTAAACAAGATTGTTTTTGGTCCTAAATTTATCCCCTTCCCCGCATTAATTGTCGAAAAAACTTTTAACATCAGCGGAATAACTATTAATAATATAAAGATTTTAGATGTTGCGGTAACCATTATTCTTATGATGGCTTTGCAATATGTTGTCAAGAAAACTATGATTGGAAAGGCAATGCGGGCGGTAGCCTTCAATAAAGATGCTTGTCTGATGATGGGCATAAATATAAATAACATTATCTCCATCACTTTTGGTATAGGAATTTCTCTTGCTGCTGCTTCCGGAACATTATATGCTCTAACCTATGGGCAATTGCAATCACCCTACCTGGGAATCTGGCCAGGACTTAAAGCTTTTATTGCGGCTGTTTTGGGAGGTATTGGCAGTATTCCGGGAGCCATGCTGGGAAGTTATGTAATGGGCATCTCCGAAACCTTTGCTACTTCTATTAATTCAAATTTTGGGTATGGAATTGCTTTCATAATACTGATAGTAGTTTTAGTCTTTAGACCGGCAGGACTCTTGGGTAAATTCACCAAAGAAAAGGTATAA
- a CDS encoding ABC transporter substrate-binding protein has product MNKKLLILLILVCFLFSVSVASAKIIKIGGVACLTGGAATYGASTRNGCVLAFQEVNDKGGIDIGGEKYLIRYIFEDDQGSPEAAANAFRKLIDQDEVVAILGSVMSKCTLAGAPIAQDAGVPVISPTSTAVQVTRTGDYIFRSCFLDPFQGAVVATFCTNDLKAKTAAVIFDNANDYTKGLAEAFRESFEKLGGKVVAYESFTDEDKTTDFSAQLTNIKAANPDVIFLDAYYSAAALMAKQARGLGITVPFVGADGWDSAEFPKLGGEAVEGGYFCNHYSPEDPRPIVQNFVKKYAETYGATPDALATLAYDAALILIDSLNRTGSLNKADLRDAIAATNLECVSGQITFDEYGDPIKKAAVIKVENGKFVFQKFVQP; this is encoded by the coding sequence ATGAATAAGAAATTGTTAATTTTATTAATTTTAGTATGTTTTTTATTTTCTGTTTCAGTTGCTTCAGCCAAAATAATTAAAATTGGTGGAGTAGCTTGCCTTACAGGTGGTGCCGCTACTTATGGTGCTTCTACTCGAAATGGTTGTGTATTAGCCTTTCAAGAAGTAAATGATAAAGGCGGTATTGATATCGGGGGAGAAAAATATTTAATTCGTTACATTTTTGAAGATGACCAGGGTTCTCCCGAAGCAGCAGCTAATGCCTTTCGAAAGCTTATTGACCAAGATGAAGTAGTAGCCATTCTTGGCTCGGTAATGAGTAAATGTACCTTAGCCGGTGCACCTATTGCGCAAGATGCTGGCGTTCCGGTCATTAGTCCTACTTCAACTGCTGTTCAAGTTACCAGAACCGGTGACTATATTTTCCGATCTTGCTTTCTTGATCCTTTCCAGGGTGCAGTAGTGGCAACTTTTTGCACTAACGATTTAAAAGCAAAAACTGCTGCAGTAATCTTCGATAATGCCAATGATTACACTAAGGGATTAGCTGAAGCTTTTAGAGAAAGTTTTGAAAAATTAGGCGGTAAAGTAGTTGCTTACGAATCATTTACTGATGAAGATAAAACTACTGATTTCTCTGCACAATTAACTAATATAAAAGCAGCTAATCCGGACGTAATCTTTTTAGACGCCTATTACTCTGCTGCAGCTTTGATGGCAAAACAAGCTCGAGGTTTAGGAATAACCGTTCCTTTTGTGGGAGCAGATGGATGGGATTCAGCAGAATTTCCTAAATTAGGTGGAGAGGCAGTAGAAGGCGGATATTTCTGCAACCATTATTCACCCGAAGACCCCAGACCCATTGTGCAGAACTTTGTAAAAAAATATGCAGAAACTTACGGAGCAACTCCGGATGCCTTAGCTACTTTAGCTTATGATGCTGCTTTAATCCTAATCGACTCCCTGAACAGAACTGGTTCTTTGAATAAAGCAGACCTAAGAGACGCTATTGCTGCAACTAATTTAGAATGTGTTTCTGGTCAAATCACTTTTGACGAATATGGTGATCCTATTAAAAAGGCGGCGGTAATCAAAGTGGAAAACGGCAAATTCGTTTTCCAAAAATTTGTCCAACCGTAA